The Saprospiraceae bacterium genome includes a window with the following:
- a CDS encoding S9 family peptidase, whose amino-acid sequence MKLLISVLFIINFIGCKGQTNLLLDKKVIQDWSEYQVYSMIIDESAENQWKIEFKYLDSIELSWITYKSDGLKIKGMMARPKTVGKYPCIIYNRGGNRDFGALKVDQRSLNLAKLASHGYIVIASQYRGNGGSEGREEFGGKDVNDVLNLMDVLGEIEAADTTRIGMYGWSRGGMMTYLAFAKSNKIKTAIVGGAVSDIHQTITERPEMEEKVISQLIPDYQTHKKEELDKRSAIKWVNKFPKNKPILMLHGNADQQVNVTQSIQLAAEFDKSNIPYKLKIFEGGDHSLSQYKIEVNDFVLDWFGKYLKHGDTNLNMESWYKDGRVQLIKQKIQR is encoded by the coding sequence ATGAAGCTTTTAATTAGTGTTTTATTTATTATCAACTTTATAGGCTGTAAAGGACAGACGAATCTACTTTTAGACAAAAAAGTTATTCAAGATTGGTCAGAATATCAGGTATATAGCATGATAATTGATGAATCAGCGGAAAACCAATGGAAGATTGAGTTTAAATATTTGGATAGTATAGAGCTTTCTTGGATTACTTACAAGAGTGATGGTTTGAAGATAAAAGGAATGATGGCCCGACCGAAAACGGTTGGAAAGTATCCATGTATCATATATAATCGTGGAGGCAATAGAGATTTTGGTGCTCTAAAAGTAGATCAAAGATCTTTAAACTTGGCAAAACTTGCAAGTCATGGTTACATCGTCATTGCCAGCCAATATCGTGGGAATGGAGGCAGTGAAGGACGAGAAGAATTCGGTGGAAAAGATGTAAATGATGTTTTAAATTTGATGGATGTTTTGGGAGAAATAGAAGCAGCAGACACCACTAGAATAGGTATGTATGGCTGGAGTAGAGGAGGAATGATGACCTATTTAGCTTTTGCAAAATCTAATAAAATAAAAACAGCTATTGTTGGCGGTGCAGTATCCGATATTCATCAAACTATCACCGAGCGTCCTGAAATGGAAGAGAAGGTTATATCTCAATTAATACCTGATTATCAGACGCATAAAAAGGAAGAGCTAGACAAAAGATCCGCTATTAAATGGGTAAATAAATTTCCTAAAAATAAACCCATCCTTATGCTACACGGGAATGCTGACCAACAAGTAAATGTGACACAAAGCATCCAATTAGCTGCGGAATTTGATAAATCCAACATTCCATATAAGTTGAAAATATTCGAAGGTGGTGATCATAGTCTTTCGCAATACAAAATAGAAGTCAATGATTTTGTCTTAGATTGGTTTGGTAAATATTTGAAACATGGAGACACAAACCTAAATATGGAATCATGGTATAAAGATGGACGTGTTCAGTTGATTAAACAAAAAATCCAAAGATGA